The following nucleotide sequence is from Kosmotoga arenicorallina S304.
CTGTGGTGGAACTGTTGATTGATCCAGCTTTCATAGCAATTTCAGCCGTTATTGCAGTTCTTGTGGCTGTTGTAGCGGCCGTTTCACCAGCAAGAAAATCTTCGAAGCTGAGTCCGGTAGAGGTGATAAGAAATGGCTAATATTATCGAGCTTAAAAATATTGACAAGTTCTACGGCAAAGAAATAAAGACACAGGTTTTGTTCAACATAAATCTTGATATCCAGGAAGGATCTTTTATTTCTATAATTGGACAATCTGGAAGCGGGAAAAGCACTCTTATGAACATCATGGGTACCCTGGATAAACCAACAAATGGTGAGGTATTAATTGAAGGGGTATCAACCAATAAAATGAAAAAGAACAGGCTTGCTGAAATCAGGAATAAAACCATCGGGTTTGTATTTCAGTTTCACTATCTAATTCCTGAATTTACAGCTCTGGAAAATATCCTTATGCCTTACTATATTTCAAATTCCAAACCTCCCAAAGAAGTAATTGATAGAGCATTAGAATTAACAAATCTTGTCGGGATATACAACGTGAAAGATAACCCCGCAAATAAAATGTCCGGTGGACAACAGCAGCGAACTGCAATAGCAAGAGCGTTAATGAATAATCCGAAAATTGTTCTCGCTGACGAACCAACAGGAAATCTCGATAGTGATACGACAGAATCTGTTTACAGAACACTCAGAAAAATTCACGAGGAATACAATACAACCTTTGTAATTATCACCCATGACAGAAAGATTGCGGAAAGAACAGACAGAATAATTGAGCTGAGGGATGGAAGGATAGAAATGGATGTATCAGTAGGCTAATCGGCTCTCTGTTTCCTCTGTCGTACCATCATCAGTCGCTCTGCCAACAGAGGCCTGTTAGGAATTTTGTGTAAACTCCCTCCATATGAGAGAATAACAAAAAGCTAAGGAGGGAGAAAGATGGGAAACATTGACAAAGGGATATTGAGAAAGCTGGTAAGGGAGAGGAAATTAAAGACTGCAGAAGAAGCGGAAGAATTGGTTAAAGAACTCTTTGGCGATGTCATTAAAGAAATGCTAGAAGCAGAACTGGAAGAAGAGCTTGGATATTCCAAACACGATTACAGGAACAAAGAAACGGATAACTCCCGTAACGGTTATACGAAAAAGACGGTCAACAGTTCATATGGAAAAATAGAGCTTTCGATTCCCCGTGATCGCAAAGGGGAA
It contains:
- a CDS encoding ABC transporter ATP-binding protein produces the protein MANIIELKNIDKFYGKEIKTQVLFNINLDIQEGSFISIIGQSGSGKSTLMNIMGTLDKPTNGEVLIEGVSTNKMKKNRLAEIRNKTIGFVFQFHYLIPEFTALENILMPYYISNSKPPKEVIDRALELTNLVGIYNVKDNPANKMSGGQQQRTAIARALMNNPKIVLADEPTGNLDSDTTESVYRTLRKIHEEYNTTFVIITHDRKIAERTDRIIELRDGRIEMDVSVG